Proteins encoded within one genomic window of Gloeobacter kilaueensis JS1:
- a CDS encoding class I SAM-dependent methyltransferase translates to MLDHSNVKQFYEQLYTTDYMGEDGFACWSQNGVELERVRDVLCQVQGPIASVLDYGCGQGRWATVLAEQFPAAQVTGIDISQTAIARAQQRFAMHRFVAFDGERAPFADGSFDLLFSYHVLEHVIDLEAVVADMARLVKKGGYLCIIFPCANAGSLEEKTMRLIKDGKVTTPQGEMVFHFERSAGHLRRLSSAQISERFACQGARLREQSFACQFFGAVDYLVRSTDGGYIRSFCAVGRAVHRLAALRLGVLQYALLVVARLIKWRRLGWLSSGCEALVTSLARLEWRLGRHRPNGSAQFLLFEKI, encoded by the coding sequence ATGCTTGATCACAGTAACGTCAAACAATTCTACGAGCAACTGTACACCACCGACTACATGGGCGAGGACGGCTTCGCCTGCTGGAGTCAGAATGGCGTCGAGCTAGAGCGGGTCAGGGACGTGCTCTGCCAGGTACAGGGTCCGATCGCCTCGGTGCTCGACTACGGCTGCGGCCAGGGCCGCTGGGCAACGGTGCTGGCGGAGCAATTTCCTGCCGCCCAGGTAACGGGCATCGATATTTCCCAGACGGCGATTGCCAGAGCACAGCAGCGCTTTGCGATGCATCGCTTCGTCGCCTTCGACGGCGAGCGCGCCCCCTTCGCGGACGGGTCCTTCGATCTGCTGTTTTCGTACCACGTGCTGGAGCACGTCATCGACCTGGAGGCGGTCGTCGCCGACATGGCCCGGCTGGTCAAAAAAGGCGGATACCTGTGCATTATCTTTCCGTGCGCCAACGCGGGCTCCCTCGAAGAAAAGACGATGCGCCTGATCAAAGACGGCAAGGTGACGACGCCCCAGGGCGAGATGGTCTTTCATTTTGAGCGCTCCGCCGGTCACCTGCGCCGGTTAAGTAGCGCCCAGATAAGCGAGCGCTTCGCCTGCCAGGGAGCGCGGCTAAGGGAGCAATCCTTCGCCTGCCAGTTTTTTGGGGCGGTCGATTATCTGGTGCGCTCGACCGACGGCGGTTACATTCGCTCGTTCTGTGCCGTCGGACGGGCGGTGCATCGGCTGGCCGCCCTCCGGCTCGGGGTGCTGCAGTACGCGCTGCTCGTCGTCGCCCGCCTCATCAAGTGGCGTCGGCTCGGGTGGCTATCCTCCGGTTGCGAGGCACTCGTCACCTCCCTGGCGCGGCTGGAGTGGCGGCTGGGCCGCCATCGCCCGAACGGTTCCGCCCAATTTCTGCTGTTTGAAAAAATCTGA
- a CDS encoding RNA-guided endonuclease InsQ/TnpB family protein has protein sequence MLILEVKLKGRPQQFEAIDGAIRAAQFIRNKAVEYWQNHTTAGKHDLNKYCAVLAQEFEWAQKLNSMARQASAERAWSSIARFLDSRRRKISGKRRFPRFKHNSRTVEYKSTGWKLSDDRKSITFTDGFQIGQLRLIGTYDLSYQRDLIKRVRLVRRADGYYCQFCVDVERQVNHTYNGAMAGLDMGLDDFCTTTSGERIASPAGIARSERGFRRLRRRLNRKQKKSKNRSKLVRRLNRKYLKLTRQRKDFAIKSAKALCESNDLIVYENLKIRPRSRRYRQCRSFSDDIWPVFARWLEYYARLHRIVTVALSPRFSRTLCPRCGHPQQQALSSRTHCCVQCGHRETRAAQLLAREILVRGIQQLSTAGHVETAGLEPEKSLGREAPLPGTGN, from the coding sequence ATGCTCATTCTCGAAGTCAAACTCAAAGGCCGCCCCCAGCAATTTGAAGCGATCGACGGAGCGATCCGCGCCGCTCAATTCATTCGCAACAAGGCGGTCGAGTACTGGCAAAATCACACGACGGCGGGCAAGCACGATCTCAACAAGTACTGTGCTGTCCTCGCCCAGGAATTCGAGTGGGCGCAAAAACTCAATTCGATGGCCCGTCAGGCCAGCGCCGAGCGGGCCTGGTCCTCGATTGCGCGGTTTCTCGATAGCCGCAGGCGCAAGATTTCCGGCAAGAGACGCTTCCCCCGCTTCAAGCACAACAGTCGCACCGTCGAGTATAAATCGACGGGCTGGAAGCTCTCCGACGACCGCAAGAGTATCACCTTCACCGATGGGTTCCAGATCGGTCAACTGCGACTGATCGGCACCTACGACCTTTCGTACCAGCGGGATTTGATCAAGCGCGTGCGCCTGGTGCGCCGCGCCGACGGCTATTACTGCCAGTTCTGCGTCGATGTCGAGCGCCAGGTGAACCACACCTACAACGGCGCAATGGCGGGCCTCGACATGGGCCTCGACGACTTTTGCACGACGACGAGCGGTGAGCGAATCGCCAGTCCCGCTGGAATCGCTCGTTCAGAAAGGGGGTTCAGGCGATTGAGGCGCAGGCTCAATCGCAAGCAAAAAAAATCAAAAAACCGCTCCAAGCTCGTGCGCCGCCTCAACCGCAAATATCTCAAGTTGACCAGACAGCGTAAGGACTTTGCCATCAAATCGGCAAAGGCGCTATGTGAGTCAAACGATCTCATCGTCTACGAAAACTTGAAGATTCGGCCTCGCAGCCGCCGCTACCGCCAGTGCCGCAGTTTTTCAGACGACATCTGGCCGGTCTTTGCGCGCTGGCTCGAATACTACGCCCGACTGCACCGGATTGTCACCGTTGCGCTATCCCCTCGATTTTCCCGCACGCTCTGTCCACGCTGCGGCCATCCGCAGCAGCAGGCACTCAGCAGCCGCACCCACTGCTGCGTACAGTGTGGGCACCGCGAAACGCGAGCCGCGCAATTGCTCGCACGGGAAATTCTGGTAAGGGGGATACAGCAGCTCAGTACCGCGGGGCACGTGGAAACTGCCGGCCTTGAGCCGGAAAAAAGCCTGGGAAGAGAAGCACCCCTGCCTGGAACAGGTAACTGA